The genomic window GGTGATGAAATCCTTTCAGCAAACAATATTTATGGTGGAACGTATAATTTTTTAACTAATACTATTATTGATTATGGAATTCATACTAAATTTTTTAATCCAAAAGATTTAAACCAATTAGAAAACTTAATAACTTCAAAAACAAAAATAATTTTTATAGAAAGTCTCGGAAATCCAAGTGGTGATGTTGTTGATATTGAAAAAATCTGTTCTATAGCTCATAAACATAACATTCCGGTGGTTGTAGATAACACATTTGCAACTCCATATTTAATAAAACCTTTTGAATTCGGTGCTGATATAGTTGTTTACTCAGCTACAAAATTTTTAGGTGGACACGGTACATCAATAGCTGGATTGATAGTAGATAGTGGTAATTTTAACTGGAAAGATTCTAAATTCGAAACTTTTAATACTCCTGATAATGGATATCATGGATTAAAATATTCTGATTTAAATGAAAAAGCTTTCATAACAAAAGCTAGAGTTAAAACTTTGAGAGATACTGGAGCTGCTCTATCCCCTTTTAATTCTTTTTTAATACTTCAAGGAATCGAGACTCTCTCTTTAAGAATGGAAAGACACGTAGCAAATGCAGAAAAAATAGCTGAATTTTTATTTAAAAATAATGAGGTTGAATGGATTAGTTATCCTAAATTTCAGGAAAATATAGAAAAAGAGTTAGTAGAAAAATATTTAAAAAAAGGAGCAACATCAATCTTTACTTTTGGATTAAAAGGAGGTCGAAAGCGTGGAAAGAAATTTATAGATTCTCTACAGCTTTTTTCACACCTTGCAAATGTAGCTGATGCTAAATCTTTAATAATCCATCCTGCATCAACAACTCATGGCCAATTAAACGATTCAGAATTAGAAAGTTGTGGAATAAAACCCGAAACAATAAGAATATCTATTGGATTAGAAAATATCTATGATTTAATTGAAGATTTAAAAAATGCTATTGAAATTACTAAATAGGAGATGGATTTTATGAAAATTAAAAACTTATATAAAATAAAAAAACCAGTTATATCTTTTGAAATTTTTCCACCAAATGAGAAATATCCAATTGAATCAGTTTATGAAACAATTGATGAACTTGCAAAACTAAAACCTGATTTTATAAGTGTCACTTATGGAGCTGGAGGTACTATAAGAGGAAGAACTGTTGAAATAGCTTCTAGAATAAAAAAAGTCTATGGAATAGAACCTTTATCTCATCTAACATGTTTTGGTGCTAAAAATAATGAGATTGAAGATATTCTAAAAAAATTAAAAAAAAATAATGTTGAAAACATTCTAGCTCTAAGAGGAGATTTTCCAAAAGATAATAGTGAAATTAAAGGTGATTTTAAATATGCTAGTAAATTAATTGAGAAAATTAAAAAAGAAAAGGAGTTCTGTGTAGGGGCTGCATTTTATCCTGAAGGACATCAAGAAACTAATGATCTTTTAGATTTATTTTATTTAAAAGAAAAGGTAAAAGAAGGTGCAGATTTTCTAATATCACAAATCTTTTTTGATAATAACTACTTCTACGATTTTAAAAATAAATGTGATAAGTTAGGAATTAATATCCCTTTAATTCCTGGAATAATTCCTGTGACTAATGCAAAACAAATAAATAAAATAACTGAGCTATGTGGATCAACTATTCCACCAAAATTCCAAAAAATACTAACGAGATATGAGAATAATCCTGAAGCTTTAAAAGAAGCTGGAATAGCCTATGCTGTTGAACAAATAATAGACCTCTTATCTTCAGGAGTTCCTGGAATTCATATTTATACTATGAATAAAGTTGATGTTGTGACTGAGATTATGAGAAGGATTAAATATGTGAAAGAACATCTACAGGAGGTGAATTAAGATAAAAATAGGAATCATAAATCTAATGCCAATAAAAACAGAAGTTGAGTCACAATTTTCTACAATTTTTCAAAAAATAAATAAAAATATTGAGTTAAAGTATATCTATCCTATTACACATATATATAAAAATACCTCTTTCAATTATATTAAACAAAATTATATTCCTTTAAATGAGATAAGGAAAGAAAAGTTTAATGGCTTTATTGTAACTGGAGCTCCCATAGAAAAATATGACTTTAAAGATGTTGATTTTT from Cetobacterium somerae ATCC BAA-474 includes these protein-coding regions:
- a CDS encoding O-acetylhomoserine aminocarboxypropyltransferase/cysteine synthase family protein encodes the protein MSYKFETIQLHGGQYPDSETGSRAVPIYQTSSYVFKSSDHAANLFSLKENGNIYTRLGNPTTQVLEERISLLEGGIGALGVASGAAAVAYTFLTIAKCGDEILSANNIYGGTYNFLTNTIIDYGIHTKFFNPKDLNQLENLITSKTKIIFIESLGNPSGDVVDIEKICSIAHKHNIPVVVDNTFATPYLIKPFEFGADIVVYSATKFLGGHGTSIAGLIVDSGNFNWKDSKFETFNTPDNGYHGLKYSDLNEKAFITKARVKTLRDTGAALSPFNSFLILQGIETLSLRMERHVANAEKIAEFLFKNNEVEWISYPKFQENIEKELVEKYLKKGATSIFTFGLKGGRKRGKKFIDSLQLFSHLANVADAKSLIIHPASTTHGQLNDSELESCGIKPETIRISIGLENIYDLIEDLKNAIEITK
- the metF gene encoding methylenetetrahydrofolate reductase [NAD(P)H]; translation: MKIKNLYKIKKPVISFEIFPPNEKYPIESVYETIDELAKLKPDFISVTYGAGGTIRGRTVEIASRIKKVYGIEPLSHLTCFGAKNNEIEDILKKLKKNNVENILALRGDFPKDNSEIKGDFKYASKLIEKIKKEKEFCVGAAFYPEGHQETNDLLDLFYLKEKVKEGADFLISQIFFDNNYFYDFKNKCDKLGINIPLIPGIIPVTNAKQINKITELCGSTIPPKFQKILTRYENNPEALKEAGIAYAVEQIIDLLSSGVPGIHIYTMNKVDVVTEIMRRIKYVKEHLQEVN